One part of the Arabidopsis thaliana chromosome 4, partial sequence genome encodes these proteins:
- a CDS encoding uncharacterized protein (unknown protein; BEST Arabidopsis thaliana protein match is: unknown protein (TAIR:AT5G53895.1); Has 14 Blast hits to 14 proteins in 3 species: Archae - 0; Bacteria - 0; Metazoa - 0; Fungi - 0; Plants - 14; Viruses - 0; Other Eukaryotes - 0 (source: NCBI BLink).) yields the protein MAAMFLAKRGAINIHRASSLHIDYNNSSRSVVDGVITITNSRYFASHGNNGEKSEEEAMGTTTDGKAPNVTLGHAADTAKEGLKRATDAAIKKSGDVGKPKSVENDEGDDQEDVAVGDDGTVKGQNQSAG from the exons ATGGCGGCTATGTTTTTAGCAAAGAGAGGAGCCATAAACATACATAGAGCTTCTTCATTACACATAGATTACAACAACAGTTCTCGATCTGTTGTTGATGGAGTCATTACTATCACTAACTCTCGTTACTTCGCATCCCAC GGGAACAACGGAGAGAAGTCAGAGGAAGAGGCGATGGGGACAACTACAGATGGTAAAGCTCCGAATGTGACATTGGGTCATGCGGCGGATACAGCCAAAGAAGGATTGAAACGAGCCACCGATGCAGCCATCAAGAAGAGTGGAGATGTGGGCAAGCCGAAGAGTGTAGAGAATGATGAAGGAGATGATCAGGAGGATGTAGCAGTGGGTGATGATGGAACTGTCAAAGGCCAAAATCAGTCAGCAGgatga
- the PRA1.H gene encoding prenylated RAB acceptor 1.H, with product MAFSPNPLSLSVPDPAFESWLRDSGYLELLDHRTSAAAAAASSSASVSSSAAATSAASDDVVSSITGGFFASLLSRLVTVSSLLTINPFSKLSADDFSGDTTPWTTGFIGNCDSYSFPSSSQQARMRVHENIKRFARNYATLFIVFFACALYQMPLALVGLLGSLALWELFKYCSDKWKFDRHPSMRKLSIGIGQCGEFFDHFVPVFC from the exons ATGGCTTTCTCTCCTAATCCTCTCTCTCTAAGCGTCCCCGATCCTGCTTTCGAATCTTGGCTTCGAGATTCCGGTTACCTCGAGCTCCTCGATCACCGCACCTCCGCCGCTGCAGCTGCCGcttcctcctccgcctccGTTTCATCCTCAGCTGCCGCAACTTCTGCGGCATCTGACGATGTCGTTTCATCCATTACCGGTGGTTTCTTCGCTTCTCTCTTATCTCGACTCGTCactgtctcttctcttcttactATTAACCCTTTCTCTAAGCTCTCCGCCGATGATTTTTCCGGAGATACGACACCGTGGACCACCGGTTTCATTGGCAATTGTGACTCTTATTCGTTCCCGTCGTCTTCTCAGCAAGCGAGAATGAGAGTTCATGAGAATATCAAACGATTCGCTAGGAATTACGCTACGTTGTTCATCGTCTTCTTTGCTTGTGCACT ATATCAGATGCCACTTGCATTGGTGGGATTGTTAGGAAGCTTAGCTCTTTGGGAGCTATTCAAATACTGCAGTGATAAGTGGAAATTTGATCGTCACCCTTCCATGAGGAAACTCTCGATTGGTATTGGACAATGCGGTGAGTTTTTCGATCATTTTGTTCCTGTCTTTTGCTAA
- the PRA1.H gene encoding prenylated RAB acceptor 1.H (prenylated RAB acceptor 1.H (PRA1.H); CONTAINS InterPro DOMAIN/s: Prenylated rab acceptor PRA1 (InterPro:IPR004895); Has 30201 Blast hits to 17322 proteins in 780 species: Archae - 12; Bacteria - 1396; Metazoa - 17338; Fungi - 3422; Plants - 5037; Viruses - 0; Other Eukaryotes - 2996 (source: NCBI BLink).), translated as MAFSPNPLSLSVPDPAFESWLRDSGYLELLDHRTSAAAAAASSSASVSSSAAATSAASDDVVSSITGGFFASLLSRLVTVSSLLTINPFSKLSADDFSGDTTPWTTGFIGNCDSYSFPSSSQQARMRVHENIKRFARNYATLFIVFFACALYQMPLALVGLLGSLALWELFKYCSDKWKFDRHPSMRKLSIGIGQCATAVLLTFLNVQMALFSALAISYSVMILHAGFRKLTPSKKPTRGR; from the exons ATGGCTTTCTCTCCTAATCCTCTCTCTCTAAGCGTCCCCGATCCTGCTTTCGAATCTTGGCTTCGAGATTCCGGTTACCTCGAGCTCCTCGATCACCGCACCTCCGCCGCTGCAGCTGCCGcttcctcctccgcctccGTTTCATCCTCAGCTGCCGCAACTTCTGCGGCATCTGACGATGTCGTTTCATCCATTACCGGTGGTTTCTTCGCTTCTCTCTTATCTCGACTCGTCactgtctcttctcttcttactATTAACCCTTTCTCTAAGCTCTCCGCCGATGATTTTTCCGGAGATACGACACCGTGGACCACCGGTTTCATTGGCAATTGTGACTCTTATTCGTTCCCGTCGTCTTCTCAGCAAGCGAGAATGAGAGTTCATGAGAATATCAAACGATTCGCTAGGAATTACGCTACGTTGTTCATCGTCTTCTTTGCTTGTGCACT ATATCAGATGCCACTTGCATTGGTGGGATTGTTAGGAAGCTTAGCTCTTTGGGAGCTATTCAAATACTGCAGTGATAAGTGGAAATTTGATCGTCACCCTTCCATGAGGAAACTCTCGATTGGTATTGGACAATGCG CAACAGCGGTTCTTCTAACGTTTTTGAATGTCCAAATGGCTCTTTTCTCTGCTCTTGCGATCAGTTATTCAG TTATGATATTGCATGCTGGGTTCAGAAAGCTCACGCCATCCAAGAAACCAACTCGAGGAAGATAA